The genomic region TTTATGAGGTACTATTGGGTACCACTGGAGTCTCTGACAACATCTCCCCTGTGGGCTTGAGATACTTCAAGGAGTATAGGTTGAGGCTATACGAGGGATCTATTACCTCTAGAAATATCTCCGTGCATCCTTATTGCTCCATCCTCATAACTCAGGACCCAACTCTCTTTTATCAAGGACTAAAGGGCGGTTTAAGGCCTACCTCCTTTATGTACGGTTTACCCGTGATAGACGTCTCATGCGTATTCATTGCAAAGTGCAATCTCGAGACTCTGGGAAACCCCAGCGAGTACACGTTAAATTTTCTAGAATTTAAGGGAGAGTGCAGGGAAAAATCCTTTTCTAGAGGAGATGGGTTATTCGTGGATCTCCTTGTCCATTTGACAAGGTTGGATATCCTACCCCAAGAGAGGGAAAAGTTGCTTGAAATAATGAGCTATGAGAT from Metallosphaera sedula DSM 5348 harbors:
- a CDS encoding DUF447 domain-containing protein translates to MYKINQVFPHPGIYEVLLGTTGVSDNISPVGLRYFKEYRLRLYEGSITSRNISVHPYCSILITQDPTLFYQGLKGGLRPTSFMYGLPVIDVSCVFIAKCNLETLGNPSEYTLNFLEFKGECREKSFSRGDGLFVDLLVHLTRLDILPQEREKLLEIMSYEIGVIKRTSPYLEGYLREILETLRSKGYKLD